A stretch of the Candidatus Jettenia sp. AMX2 genome encodes the following:
- a CDS encoding endonuclease III domain-containing protein: MGKAKILLHIYEKMLNALGPQNWWPGETPFEVIIGAILTQNTNWSNVEKAIGNLKAAGKLSPGALYESDIIELSHLIRPSGFFNIKAGRLKTFINWLFLEYEGDLARLFAQDLQSLRGKLLSVKGIGPETADSILLYAGHLPTFVVDAYTHRIFSRHGLIPDESTYGEIKSFFEDNLPKDVKLFNEYHALLVNIGKTFCKPKKFCEQCPLKEFL; the protein is encoded by the coding sequence ATGGGTAAGGCCAAAATACTTTTACATATATATGAAAAGATGCTCAATGCGTTAGGGCCTCAAAATTGGTGGCCCGGGGAAACCCCTTTTGAGGTTATTATTGGTGCCATACTGACACAAAATACCAATTGGTCTAACGTGGAAAAGGCTATCGGGAACCTTAAGGCAGCGGGAAAGCTTTCTCCGGGAGCACTATATGAGTCGGATATAATAGAATTATCGCACCTTATCCGTCCATCGGGCTTTTTTAATATTAAGGCCGGGAGGCTTAAAACGTTTATAAACTGGTTATTCCTGGAATATGAGGGAGACCTTGCAAGATTGTTTGCACAGGATTTGCAATCTCTTAGGGGTAAACTGCTTTCCGTAAAAGGTATCGGGCCGGAAACGGCGGATTCTATTTTGCTCTATGCAGGACATCTGCCCACCTTTGTTGTTGATGCGTATACGCACAGGATTTTTTCACGGCACGGACTTATACCCGATGAGAGTACCTATGGTGAAATTAAATCTTTCTTTGAGGATAATCTTCCGAAGGATGTAAAATTATTTAACGAATATCACGCACTACTGGTAAACATAGGAAAAACGTTTTGCAAGCCAAAAAAATTTTGTGAACAGTGCCCTTTAAAGGAATTCTTGTAA
- a CDS encoding NYN domain-containing protein has protein sequence MLIVVDGYNFMFTVPELERYVGENRIESVRSYIISLFSKYREKKHYDITVVFDGCTETVLPKKQIYAGISIIYSKSGINADTEIKIITDQCQNPGDVCVVTYDKDIRRHVKKCGCQIIEPKAMYKEISGVLNKDKKKKSDEPEYKQKGPSENDARYWKDIFKDIPDEEIKPAKYNIKKTDTAKEKKKTRKLPHNSGEPFCKYQGTSSDEIQYWLGIFRGVENNDRQD, from the coding sequence ATGCTAATTGTTGTTGATGGTTATAATTTTATGTTTACCGTACCGGAACTGGAAAGGTACGTAGGGGAAAACCGGATCGAATCGGTTCGGAGTTATATCATTTCGCTGTTTTCAAAATACAGAGAAAAAAAACATTATGATATAACTGTTGTATTTGATGGGTGTACTGAAACTGTTTTGCCCAAAAAGCAAATATATGCCGGCATCTCTATAATTTATTCAAAATCAGGTATTAATGCTGATACTGAAATAAAAATCATAACCGACCAGTGCCAGAATCCAGGGGATGTTTGTGTTGTAACATATGATAAAGATATCAGGAGGCATGTTAAAAAATGCGGCTGTCAGATTATTGAGCCAAAGGCAATGTATAAAGAGATTTCCGGGGTTTTAAATAAGGATAAAAAAAAGAAATCCGATGAGCCTGAATATAAGCAAAAAGGCCCTTCTGAAAATGATGCAAGATATTGGAAGGACATTTTTAAAGATATCCCTGACGAAGAAATAAAACCAGCCAAATACAATATAAAAAAAACAGATACAGCAAAGGAGAAGAAAAAAACAAGAAAGTTGCCCCATAACTCCGGAGAACCATTTTGCAAGTATCAGGGAACGTCTTCCGATGAGATACAATACTGGCTTGGCATTTTCAGAGGAGTTGAAAATAATGATCGGCAGGATTAG
- a CDS encoding dihydroorotase: MFVAKNVKTILTFLELKMIGNEVLIKGGHVVDPVTGIDGCADILIENGKIKAVSLKEAKLNDIVVNSHTKVINATSKHIIPGLIDCHTHIREPGLEYKEDIETGSRAAAKGGYTTLICEPNTMPPIDSLEMVEFLMERVCKKSVVNIYTKACITKGLLGEELTDIRSLATDKRVLALSDDGNPVFYETLMKKACELAAENNMIISPHCEDSQTYLDKARENSNIPNFPGKPFCHETDFILREIACTEQAKGQLHISHVSMRNSLDVIQRAKERGVARITCEVTPHHLVLDENYRNTEGIIPKTNPPLRSHEDRESMQRGLLNGIIDVIATDHAPHTYKDIKNGASGLIGLETALAVILTKLVHPGILSLKDVVRKMSVNPAQIFKINGGSLAVGMPADVTIIDMDKEWIVDVEKFESKARNCPFQGWRLVGKVIMTIVNGETVFDDCKMLC, translated from the coding sequence GTGTTTGTTGCGAAAAACGTAAAAACTATTTTAACCTTTCTGGAGTTAAAAATGATCGGTAACGAGGTGTTGATAAAAGGCGGCCATGTTGTAGATCCTGTAACGGGGATTGACGGTTGTGCAGATATTCTGATCGAGAATGGCAAGATCAAGGCGGTCTCGTTAAAAGAAGCAAAGTTAAATGATATTGTAGTAAACAGCCATACAAAGGTAATCAATGCAACCAGTAAACATATTATTCCTGGTCTGATAGACTGTCATACTCACATACGGGAACCTGGCCTGGAGTATAAAGAGGATATTGAGACAGGTTCCCGTGCCGCTGCAAAGGGTGGGTATACAACATTGATATGTGAACCCAATACCATGCCTCCTATTGATTCGCTGGAAATGGTGGAATTCCTTATGGAGAGGGTTTGCAAAAAAAGTGTAGTAAATATCTATACAAAGGCATGCATCACCAAAGGGCTGTTGGGAGAAGAATTAACGGACATTCGTTCCTTGGCTACAGATAAACGGGTACTGGCTTTGTCAGACGACGGTAATCCGGTATTTTATGAGACGTTAATGAAAAAGGCGTGCGAACTTGCTGCTGAGAATAATATGATTATTAGTCCCCATTGCGAAGATTCTCAAACCTATTTGGATAAAGCAAGGGAGAATAGCAATATCCCAAACTTTCCGGGCAAGCCGTTTTGTCATGAAACTGATTTTATTTTGCGTGAAATTGCCTGTACGGAGCAGGCAAAAGGACAACTACACATATCGCACGTCAGCATGCGGAATTCCCTGGATGTTATTCAGCGTGCAAAAGAAAGAGGGGTTGCAAGAATAACCTGCGAGGTTACACCGCATCATCTGGTATTGGATGAAAATTACAGAAATACAGAAGGGATCATTCCAAAAACGAATCCGCCTTTGCGTTCTCATGAAGATAGGGAATCAATGCAAAGAGGATTACTGAATGGTATCATTGATGTTATTGCCACAGATCATGCCCCTCACACTTATAAGGACATAAAAAATGGGGCGTCGGGTTTAATAGGACTTGAAACTGCACTGGCTGTTATTCTTACAAAACTGGTTCATCCCGGCATTCTCTCACTGAAAGATGTTGTCCGTAAAATGTCTGTTAACCCCGCCCAAATATTTAAAATCAACGGAGGCAGTCTGGCAGTTGGCATGCCCGCGGATGTTACTATTATTGATATGGATAAAGAATGGATTGTGGATGTTGAAAAATTTGAGTCCAAAGCCAGAAATTGCCCTTTTCAGGGTTGGAGATTAGTTGGGAAGGTAATAATGACCATTGTGAACGGGGAAACAGTTTTTGATGATTGTAAAATGCTATGCTAA
- a CDS encoding VanZ family protein, which translates to MIGRIRIPLVFRCIVTISYVFLIFLMSSLDTSSSSVPLPVHMDKLIHFFIFGILCLLICWSLSYIKIGKMGSYNIIIAISITSFYGMVDEFHQYFTPNRSVEVFDWLADTAGAVVAGFLWKIFTDRKSQKPLRLERKIKKPAELLRLE; encoded by the coding sequence ATGATCGGCAGGATTAGAATCCCATTGGTTTTTCGATGCATCGTGACGATAAGCTATGTATTCCTTATCTTTCTTATGTCTTCACTGGACACTTCTTCCTCTTCTGTTCCTTTGCCAGTACATATGGATAAACTCATTCATTTCTTTATATTTGGAATCCTGTGCCTTCTCATATGCTGGTCTCTTTCTTATATTAAGATTGGAAAAATGGGAAGCTATAATATCATAATAGCGATCAGCATCACTTCTTTTTATGGTATGGTTGATGAATTTCATCAATATTTCACCCCAAACCGTTCAGTAGAGGTCTTTGACTGGCTGGCAGATACAGCTGGTGCCGTAGTTGCTGGTTTTCTATGGAAAATATTTACCGATAGAAAGAGCCAAAAACCGCTCCGGTTAGAGAGAAAGATTAAAAAACCCGCGGAGTTATTAAGACTGGAATAG